The Thermonema lapsum genome window below encodes:
- the fmt gene encoding methionyl-tRNA formyltransferase → MRIVFMGTPDFAVASLAALVEAGYEVVGVVTVPDKPAGRGRKLQASAVKQYAQSKGLPVLQPERLKDLTFLEALQALKPEVQVVVAFRMLPKEVWQLAPTFNLHASLLPKYRGAAPINWAIIHGEKETGVTTFFIDEQIDTGNIIFQDTEPIDDYDTVGTLYERLKHKGAALVLRTVQAIEWGRCPSVPQQGEATQAPKIFRDTCHIDWHRTSAELYNFIRGLSPYPAAWTTWQGKNLKIYWALRPDQEPYEPKWWQHLQPGEWATDQKRFALVRTGDGYLSVKKLQIEGKRPMDIDEFLRGHTL, encoded by the coding sequence ATGCGCATCGTATTCATGGGAACCCCCGATTTTGCAGTTGCCTCACTGGCTGCCTTGGTAGAAGCTGGTTATGAGGTGGTGGGGGTTGTAACCGTACCCGACAAGCCTGCTGGACGGGGACGCAAATTGCAGGCTTCGGCGGTGAAGCAATATGCCCAGAGCAAAGGGCTGCCCGTATTGCAGCCGGAACGTTTAAAAGACCTCACTTTCTTGGAAGCACTGCAGGCACTCAAGCCTGAGGTGCAAGTGGTGGTGGCATTTCGTATGCTGCCCAAAGAAGTATGGCAGTTGGCGCCTACTTTTAACTTGCATGCTTCTTTGCTGCCCAAATATCGAGGGGCTGCCCCCATCAACTGGGCTATTATCCATGGCGAGAAAGAAACGGGCGTTACTACTTTTTTCATAGATGAACAGATAGATACGGGCAACATCATTTTTCAAGATACAGAACCTATTGACGACTACGACACCGTAGGCACGCTCTACGAGCGGCTCAAACACAAGGGGGCTGCTTTGGTCTTACGTACGGTGCAGGCTATCGAGTGGGGGCGTTGTCCGTCGGTGCCCCAGCAGGGCGAAGCGACCCAAGCACCTAAGATATTCAGAGACACCTGCCACATAGATTGGCATCGCACATCGGCAGAACTGTACAACTTCATACGCGGCTTGTCGCCCTATCCGGCAGCATGGACTACTTGGCAAGGTAAAAATTTAAAAATCTACTGGGCATTGCGCCCCGACCAAGAGCCGTATGAACCGAAGTGGTGGCAGCATTTGCAGCCGGGCGAGTGGGCTACCGACCAAAAACGCTTTGCATTGGTGCGTACCGGCGATGGCTATTTGTCTGTAAAGAAGCTGCAAATCGAAGGCAAACGCCCCATGGATATTGATGAGTTTTTGAGAGGGCATACACTATGA
- a CDS encoding iron-containing alcohol dehydrogenase produces MENFSVYNPTRLHFGKGCVTERLAQEAAVWGKRALILIGKGSVKKNGVLDDVTRQLEQAGIHYEVFEGIKSNPIYQDADRAIAQSKAFKADMIIGVGGGSVIDTAKAVALGHGSNASIWDIYMRKVEAPAQALPLLCVLTLAATGTEMNMFAVLQNDEARIKKGFGHPGMYPKVSFLDPTYTLSVPLNYTAYGIADLMAHTFELYFDPSDAPLSNYFATDIIALAFDYGRAVIQKPHDYDIRANIMWLATTALNGTLNAGKRGGDWGVHAIEHALSVLFDIPHGAGLSIAYPAWLKHFLPKIKDKLSFMAERTLGKGTTAEAFIDYLENFFKEIGTPIRLSEVGIGEDKHPLILEVFKQNRVRGMHFDMNEEDHKAILQLMA; encoded by the coding sequence ATGGAAAACTTTAGTGTTTACAACCCCACCCGTCTGCATTTTGGCAAGGGATGCGTAACTGAAAGGCTTGCTCAAGAAGCTGCCGTATGGGGCAAGCGTGCGCTCATTTTAATTGGTAAAGGCTCGGTCAAGAAAAATGGTGTCTTGGATGACGTTACCCGCCAATTGGAACAAGCCGGCATCCATTATGAGGTGTTCGAGGGCATCAAATCCAATCCCATTTATCAGGATGCCGACCGTGCCATAGCACAAAGCAAAGCTTTCAAAGCTGACATGATTATTGGTGTAGGTGGTGGCTCAGTCATCGACACCGCCAAGGCAGTAGCCTTAGGACATGGCAGCAATGCTTCTATCTGGGATATTTACATGCGCAAAGTAGAAGCCCCGGCGCAAGCCCTCCCCTTGTTGTGTGTGCTTACATTGGCAGCCACCGGCACCGAAATGAATATGTTTGCTGTATTGCAAAACGACGAAGCGCGCATCAAAAAAGGATTTGGGCATCCGGGCATGTACCCCAAAGTCTCTTTCCTTGACCCTACCTATACCCTCTCCGTGCCCTTGAACTACACTGCCTATGGTATTGCCGACCTGATGGCACACACTTTCGAGCTTTATTTCGACCCCTCCGATGCCCCACTTTCCAATTATTTCGCTACCGACATCATAGCCTTGGCATTTGACTATGGGCGGGCGGTCATACAAAAGCCCCATGACTATGATATCAGAGCCAACATCATGTGGTTGGCAACCACAGCCCTCAATGGCACACTAAATGCCGGTAAACGCGGGGGCGATTGGGGCGTGCATGCCATCGAGCATGCGCTCAGTGTTTTGTTCGACATCCCCCACGGGGCGGGCTTATCCATTGCTTATCCGGCATGGCTCAAGCACTTCCTGCCCAAAATCAAAGACAAGCTCAGCTTCATGGCAGAGCGTACCTTGGGCAAAGGCACCACAGCAGAAGCCTTCATCGATTATCTCGAAAACTTTTTCAAGGAAATAGGCACCCCCATACGCCTTAGCGAAGTAGGTATAGGTGAAGACAAACACCCCCTGATTTTGGAAGTATTCAAGCAAAACCGTGTACGGGGCATGCACTTCGATATGAACGAAGAAGATCATAAAGCCATCTTGCAGTTGATGGCGTAA